Below is a genomic region from Penaeus chinensis breed Huanghai No. 1 chromosome 42, ASM1920278v2, whole genome shotgun sequence.
ATAATGGTCCCCTTCTCATATTTCCCGTTGTGGAAAGAATTATTGAAGGAATTAGACTTTTATAACTGGTTAAATTGGGCTAGATAATTACCTATGTTGGAATAATCCATTTGTAATTTATCTATTTGATAAATAACGTCCAGAAATCACTCAGGACAAtgtcttaagattttttttttttttttcaccctctgtTGATTTAAGAATCTGATATCTTAATCGACTAGATTTTATTTAACACGCATTCCCGGATATTTACCTGTTTGAGAAGAGTCTCCAGTATCTCGGGACAGGATAGTATTATGTAGGGTTTTCTTATCTACAGTTTTCaacgcctctccccctcccccccccccttccgtctgtcttaattatgtttatttcttttcttttcttttaattacagGGATATGAACAGAAATGAGATATTTTGAATAGGTTTGATATTGAATAGGgttgattctctccctctctctctctctctctctctcactctatctctctgtatgtatatatgtatgtatatatatatgtatgtatatatatatatgtgcgtgcgtgtgtgtgtgtgtgtttgtgtatgtgtatgcgtgtgtgtgtgtgtgtgtgtgtgtgtgtgtgtgtgtatgtgtgtgtgtgtttgtgtgtgtgtatgtgtgtgtgtgtgtgtgtgtgtgtgtgtgtgtgtgtgtgtgtgtgtgtgtgtgtgtgtgtgtgtacatacacgcaaacacacacacacacacacacacagatatatatatatatatatatatatatatatatatatatatatatatgttgtgtgtgtgtgtggaagtgtatatatgattaattaATTCCTAGATAGTTTGATAAATGCTTCAATTACaatgagacaaagaggaaaacgGAAATTGATTATACATGTTTTCTGTGATATTAAAACACGTCGGACTGAAAGAGAAATTGAGCGCTATTATTCATATGTAAGATGATATACATTAAACATTAAGACGATAAAACGGATTGAGGCATGTTAGAATAATGCATTACTggtttatattttctcttgtaTTCCGGAAGAATTGAATGCAGGAATTGACTCATGTCAAGATATATTTGAGactgagcgaatgagagagagagagagagagtgagagagagagagagagagagagagagagagagagagagagagagagagagagagagagagagagagagagagcggagagagagagagagaaagagagagagaaagagagagagagagagagagagagagagagagagagagagataaagagagagagagagagagagagagagagagagagagagagcgagagagagagagagagagattatacgtatgtatttatgtacatacacatccatgtgtgtacacacacacacacacacacacacacacacacacacacacacacacacacacacacacacatacacacaccctccctaTTCTTGGGCTTGGGGCCAGCGCGGGACATTCCCCTGCACTGTAGGCAGTCGAGgcgaagtatatatgtatatatatatatatatatatatatacatatatatattgtgtgtgtgtgtgcgtgtgtgtgtgtatctgtatgtgtatgtatatatgtgtatacatgaacacacacacacacacacacacacacacacacacacacacacacacacacacacacacactcacacacacacacacacacacacacacacacacacaaacacacacacacgcgcacgtatgcacacacacgtgtgtgtgtgtgtgtgtgtgtgtgtgtgtgtgtgtgtgtgtgtgtgtgtgtgtgtgtgtgtgtgtgttcatgcaggcattttttttcacacacacgtgtgtgtgttcatgcaggcatcttttttcacacacacgtgcacacacacacacacacacacacacacacacacacacacacacacacacacaacacacacacgtgtgtgtgtgtgtgtgtgtgtgtgtgtgtgtgttcatgcatgcatgcatgtgtgtgttcatacatgcatacacacacacactgacacggtcccgcgtgtgtgtatatacaacttAGAGGTATATACACGTTTGGATCTACGTTTTTTGACTGGCtgcacagataaacagagaagctTAAACACATCCCTGTATACAACCGGAGTCACTAATCCATTAGTCACAAGGGAATTCAGACGACCTATCGATTTAACACGTGTCTCTGCCTCACCTGCAAGCGGGAGGCAGTCCACAAGGCATTTTGCGTTGTGTGGGACGcgagactttttcttttttcgtgagATCAAGATGGGATGATAATGCATTTTAGTTTTGTATGAGCTGTCGAGAAAAATATTGTAGTTCTCTGTTATAtatcaaagtacacacacacacacacacacacacacacacacacacacacacacacataacacacataacacacacacacacacacacacactcactcacatataatttgcatatatatgtatatatatatatgtatatgtatatgtatatgtatatttacacacacacacacacacacacacacacacacacacacatatacatatatatatatatatatatatatatatatatatatatatatatttgcatatatatatatatttatatttgcatatacatatagatatacatatagatatatatatatatatatatgcatatatatatatgcaaatatatatatatatatatatatatatgtatatatataaatatacgtgtatacatatatatatatatatatatatatatatatatatatatatatatacatacacgtatatatacattatatatatatatgcatatatatatgcatatatatatatatatatatatatatatatatatatatgcacatacatattatatatatatatatatatatatatatatatatatatatatatatatgtgcaaatatatatatatgtatatatatatgcatatatatatatatatatatatgtatatatatatatgtatatatatatatatacacatacatatatatacatatatatatatatatatatatatacatatatatatacatatacatatatatacatatataaatatgcaaatatatatacatacatatatatatatatatatatatatatatatatatgtatatatatatatatatatatatatatatatatatatgcacacacacacacacacacatatatatataaattttcgtaGAATTTACTTCTAGTTGTAGTTTTTGGCAAGTCATTTTACTACATTCTGTTGAATTACATCCCACTACAGCTTTCCAGCCCAGACTTCGCGTCAAATGGGGCCCGAGGCTGGACACCGGAATCCGCCGCCGGTGTTCTGACTGACTAGTAAAAGTGAACgaaggaagtatatatatatatgagtgaacaTAAGACAAGCGCCAAAGGTCAGCGTAAGAAGTGACGAACACAACCTgagaaataacattaaaaataaatgtgatatagaaaaaaaaagtgaatttaaaTAACGTCAAGAACTGaacggaataagaaaaaaaaaaagaaaagaaaaaaatcatgaattcCCGGTCTATCTTCAGTCGGTTCCTGTCTCTAGGTGTGCTTTACATCTTGGCTTTGGCTTCGGCTCGGGGTGAGTAcatctttcttttgttgttataagACATAATTGCTATCTCTTCGTGCCGAATAAAGTAAATTTGACAAGTGGGGGGCGTTTTAGTGTTAgaaaacttatttatttatttaatttaattattattgtcactgatgTCTGGGGGGATTCATGAAAAATCGATAATTTTAACTTGTTGGGATAAGTTCAGTCACCAAGTGAATATGCATTATCAACAGAAccagtttattcatttatttatatactttatagacATGAGCAAAACATGAACGCTGGAAGTAGAATAGTTTAATCTGATCTCCCggggcaaaaaatatataattcatgaaaCCTGTTTAACTGAAGACTGTTTCAACGTATTGGTGAAAAAAGGGACGAGAAAGATCGACTCTCTCAGctttaaaataaacataaaactgtTTACTGTACAATCATATATGGATTAGGGATTAATATATCAAACGTTACTAAACATAACTATTAAATATCCTTAAAACTATTATcaaatattgaatataattaAACACTATTATCAAATATAACTGAATATCATCAGACACTATACCAAACTACTACCAAACATTATCAAAtagtattatcaaatatatatatttattttatatatatatatgtaacgagtTCACATTTCCACTCATCTCAGGTGAAAGAGGAGGCCGGGTACTCTTTCAGGAAGACGGAATAcccagctcctcctcctacttaaaATACAAGGGGACGTTACCGACCCTGACTGCTTTCACCCTGTGCTTCGCCGTTCGTCTGACGCAGTTCAGGGAGAAAAATCCTGTCGTGTCCTATGCCACAGAGGACGACCCAGATGAGCTGTTTGTCAGTGAGTAAAATGGGTTCTGggtttcctgttattgttattattttgttgttgttttgttgttattatttttgttgttgtttagttattatttttgttgttgttttgttgttattatttttgttgttgttttgttgttattatttttgttgttgttttgttgttatttttttgttgttttgttgttatttttgttgttgttgttttgtttttatttttgttgttgttttgttgttattatttttgttgttgttttgttgttattatttttgttgttgttttgttgatattatttttgttgttgttttgttgtgataattattgttattgttatttttttggttattgttgttcttattatcgttattattatcattatcattattgttattattattattattattatcattattattattataattattattattatgctattgttattatcattattactattatcattattattattgtcattattattattgtcattattattgtcattattattattattatcattagcatcatcatcatcatcatcatcatcatcatcatcatcatcatcatcatcatcatcatcatcatcatcatcatcatcatcatcatcattgttattgttattattattgtttttattgtttcatttatctatttatttatttatctgtttggtaATATCCAACAAAACCGACGAAGACCCGGATGAGCTAATACATAATAAGATTCagtggtttgtgtttgtattccaattatcatcgttgttattgtggtatttctattctatttattcatttacttgttcATTTATGATGAGGTTATCTCCTGTAGCTTTTGTGTCGCTCGGATAACAGCTTCGATGAGTGATGAACTCTCTTTGTGAGTATTGACTTTTGTGGGATTCATTATTCGAAGTATTTTATTCTCtgaattcttacacacacacacacacacatatgtataagtatacacgcacgcacacacacacacacacacacacacacacacacacacacacacacacacacacacacacacacacacacacacacacacacacacacacacacacacacacacacacacacacgcacacacatatgtgtatatatatacatatgtatatatatatacacatatatatatatatctgtatgtatatatatatatatatatatatatatatatataatgaaacttCTGATAACAAAACTTTTAAGAAATTGTCAAACTTATTGCTACTGTGAAGAAGAATAGAGATTAGGATAATTAACTGATTGGGGAGGAACGGAGGTAGCctgataagataaaaaagatgtTTACAccactcaaaaaaataaaaagaaaaatctttgttTACATATCTCTTCTTCAGGTCTGAACCGAGAATCATTGGAGTTGCGATGCTGCGGAGGCAACGTCAGCATCGAAGCTGATCTCCGCTACAGCTTTCCACGGACGGGGCACAACGCAGGGTGTTTGGCCGTGGACTTGGTGGCCGCGAACTGGACCATGTACTGGGTAACGAGATCTTTTGATGGATTTGAGCTGGCCGCGTCCACGCAGCAGTCGGACTCCGCCAGGGTAAGAGGTGGTGGGCAGCTGTTCCTCGGCCAGGACCAGGATATTCTTGGTGGAGGCTTCCGGCAGAGCGAGAGTTTGAGAGGGAGTCTCGCTGACTTTCGGCTTTACGATGTCGTTCTTCCTCTCGTCGACATGAGTAATTTCGGCTGGTGCTACGAGACAGATGACTCTCTCGTTCCTCTTGTCGATTTCACTGACATTGAGGGGGATTTCGATGTTAGCGAAGGCACGGTTGACGCTCCGAACCAGTGGGAGTGTAACGCCACGTATTCCTTTGAAGTCATCTTCCCTGTGCGCTTAACGTACAAAGAAGCAAAGAATCTGTGCAAAGTGTCAGGAGGAACAGTTAAAGTGCCTGAAAGCGAAGAGGAAAATTCAGCCCTGGTACGTGAAGCGGCCTTGTACGCGAGTGAGTGCGGAGCCAGCCACCATTCCGACACACTATGGTTATCGGCCACCTCGGAGACACGAAACTTCTCCAATTATGTAGAAACATCAAGCGAGGAGGGGCTGAATTGCACGACCATCAACACGGCCGGGAAAGAAACGGATGTCTCTTCCTCAAAGTGGTTGCACAAGAGCTGCAAGGAAAAGCATTGTGTACCTTGTCACTATGAATCCATGGAGAATACGAGGCTGCGCTTACGGGGACTATGCCAGTATTCTCTCCTAGACAAGGATTACATCTTAACAAGAAACGGCTCGCAAATCAAATTCCAAGGCCTCTATTACTCTGAGATCACTATGTACGCTCCCACGACCACCGAGTATGACGACTATGGCTATTGGATCATCACCAGCTTCCTGCAGGAGTCCCTCACGGCGACGCTCTATCGAacttctccttcccattttcccttcgGCACCAACACCTGGCTCATAGAAAACGACAACTGCGGACAGAGGAAGGCAGAGCTCATGCTAACAATCTGCTGGGAAAAAGAGTACATGACGTGCCGCGATGGGATGTGCGTGCCTATCGAATGGCGTTGCGACAAGGAGATCGACTGCTTCGACGGATCCGACGAGGAAAACTGCAACAACGTTATCGTGCCGAGTACTTACAACCCCAATCAGTTCCCGCCGAGAGAGCCATTCGTGCCCATGAAAGTCCAGATCTTCATCGAGATCTTGTCCATCGGAGACATCAACATCGCCGGCTTCAAGTTCAGCTGCGAAATCGAAGTCACGCTAACTTGGGAAGACAAGCGACTGAGCTTTCAGAACTTGCAGGAGTATCCGTGGAAAAATAAGGTCGAGTATACTGTCTGGGAACCCAGCCTGGAGTACCTGAGCGACGCAAAGACCACATCCGAAGTCGGGCTCAAAAACAAGGCTATTCACGTTATCAATGTGAATTCTACGGGACAGAAGGACGAAGAACTGTTGTATGAAGGTCCGTTTTATCGAGATTAATTCCTCTCATTTCTATGACGCTCATACACAAATGTTATTTTTCGGCTGtacagattagaaaaaaaaaaaaaaaaacaggtattaCATAATCAATACCACTCGCacttgtattttcattaatatttcagACGTTGTATTCACCGGGCAAATCAAGCTGGAGAGACGCCAGAAGCTAACGCTGACGACAGACTGCCAAATGCGTCTGTTTGCGTTTCCTTTTGATATACAGACGTGCCAGATGGTAAGCGAATACGAATGGAATAGTTGATTTCGGGAGATATATGCCATTTAggtttatacacacagatacagtctgtctgtgtgtctgtttctttctctcagtctctctctctctctctctctctctcactctctctctctctcattctctctttctctttctctctctctctctctctctctctctctctctctctctctctctctctctctctctctctctctctctctctctctctctctctctctctctctctctctctctctcattctctctttctctttctctctctctctctctctctctctctctctctctctctctctctctctctctctctctctctctctctctctctctcactctcactctctctctctctcattctctctttctctttctctctctctctctctctctctctctctctctctctctctctctctctctctctctctctctctctctctctctccctccctctctctttctctctcgtttatatttatttgtcctcttatttccctatttattttctctagccccttatcctctttctttttctggcttccccttctcattctgtctgtctctctccctcccccctccccctctctctatctcactgttattattgttattattatcagtattatcattacatctttatcaatatcatcttcacatcatcatcatcatcatcatcattattatcattattattattatcattattattattattattattatcattatcattatcattattattattattattattattattattattattattattattatttctgcctCCATAGATCCTCTTGATGATGGATTATCCCGAGGACGTCGTGGAATTATCACCGGTTGACGAGGGACTTGAATTCTCAGGTGACCCGCTTCTGCTCCAATACAGTGTTCAGTCGACGACCTTAAGTACTATGACGTGGGTAAGTCGAGTAGTGGgtagttatttgtgttattaaattattttgaatTATCTGTCTGTCGAGGGAGAAAATACATGTTAGTAATTATGTCTgtacatttttttgtgtttatatctctatCATTCGTTCCTGCTTTTTTTCTATCacgtttctgttattttcttccttctcatccttcccctccccccctatctctctctctctctctctctctctctctctctctctttctccccttccttccttccttccttttttgtgtgctttattcttactattatttactaATTGTTGCTAATAtattattcagagagagagagagagagaaaaaaaagaaagaaagggagagagagagagaaagaaagaaagagagagagagagattgagatagaaagagaaagagcgagcacaagagagagacaaCACCGACCCACAAATACCTCTCACCCGACTTCCCTCTTCCCGACAGGACAACCGAAGCGGAGTCAGCGTGGAGTTGATCTTCGCCAATCTCTCCACTTACTTCATCTCTTCCACTTACGTCCCGACCTTCATTCTCCTTATCGTCGGCTATCtgaccttcttcttccctctggaCGACTTCAATGACAGGATCATGGTCTGCCTCACAGCGCTGCTGGTGGAGGCCGCCTTCTTTACGCAGGTGAATAGGCTAGGCGGGAatgtgctgctgttgttgttgttggtatgttattgttgttgttgttatggtaatATGCTtcggtgtctgtgtttgtgtgtttttttttatatatttttttcttttcttttttttcttgtttttgtactttcttttattcttcacttttattatttttttatttcctttttttttggcttttatttttcttcattatcatgctTGGCACTTATTCTTCCTtcgtatatttattcttttttttcttttctttctctctttatcttttattctcggcgtctgttctttctttgttttccattatCCACACGTCATCATATTTGGCATTTATTTcctaattatctttactatctttACTCTCCTCAGCCTTTCGAGTTTTAAAACATGAATCTTCAGTACTATACGACtattggaaaagagaaaaaatagaataataaaatagaaaagagaaagaaaactatacacacacacacacacacacacacacacacacacacacacacacacacacacacacacacacacatatatatataagtgtgtgtgtgtgtgtgtgtgtgtgtgtgtgtgtgtgtgtgtgtgtgtgtgtgtgtgtgtgcgcgcgcattggAAATTACAATATTACATTCAAAttacaatataaaatattttcggGACAGTTACTGTTAAATAAAGAACGTTTATTTTATTCAACTGAAAAATGTTAGTTTTTCTATTGAAGAAGGCtagttcattgttatttttttcggcTACAAAGAAACGTTAGATTTTTATGAAGAGCGTTTATATTCTTAAATTAAAAAACGTACACTTTGTCACTGAAATGCGTGTAATTTTAAAATTGTTGACATTTATTTCTGAACAGAAGAACGTATATCTTTTTACTAAATAACGTTTATTTTTTCGGCTACAAAGAAAC
It encodes:
- the LOC125047780 gene encoding uncharacterized protein LOC125047780, translating into MNSRSIFSRFLSLGVLYILALASARGERGGRVLFQEDGIPSSSSYLKYKGTLPTLTAFTLCFAVRLTQFREKNPVVSYATEDDPDELFVSLNRESLELRCCGGNVSIEADLRYSFPRTGHNAGCLAVDLVAANWTMYWVTRSFDGFELAASTQQSDSARVRGGGQLFLGQDQDILGGGFRQSESLRGSLADFRLYDVVLPLVDMSNFGWCYETDDSLVPLVDFTDIEGDFDVSEGTVDAPNQWECNATYSFEVIFPVRLTYKEAKNLCKVSGGTVKVPESEEENSALVREAALYASECGASHHSDTLWLSATSETRNFSNYVETSSEEGLNCTTINTAGKETDVSSSKWLHKSCKEKHCVPCHYESMENTRLRLRGLCQYSLLDKDYILTRNGSQIKFQGLYYSEITMYAPTTTEYDDYGYWIITSFLQESLTATLYRTSPSHFPFGTNTWLIENDNCGQRKAELMLTICWEKEYMTCRDGMCVPIEWRCDKEIDCFDGSDEENCNNVIVPSTYNPNQFPPREPFVPMKVQIFIEILSIGDINIAGFKFSCEIEVTLTWEDKRLSFQNLQEYPWKNKVEYTVWEPSLEYLSDAKTTSEVGLKNKAIHVINVNSTGQKDEELLYEDVVFTGQIKLERRQKLTLTTDCQMRLFAFPFDIQTCQMDVVELSPVDEGLEFSGDPLLLQYSVQSTTLSTMTWDNRSGVSVELIFANLSTYFISSTYVPTFILLIVGYLTFFFPLDDFNDRIMVCLTALLVEAAFFTQTSEDIPSTSDLKLVDIWFVFCIIALFVIMVALVVINRLLTSTDAPKETAKETPKDEKLVCTLRVAWTAPPQPKRRSCLLAQTVNSVCIAVVPFLLAVFVVGYFLFAATFRNLRVYHKEAFWDLWLLQMTPPCRTGKKWHPVNDTVARATLVFRLSKRRPCTVRGPGTAFAPVVTWGGTTASHLYPLLSSSFKKADRPPTAPASEPATAPIQEPEVP